GGCCAGACCTCCATCCCTTGAACtcaatatttattctgcatttcTGCTCAGCCCCCACTGTACTAACATTTTAGAGCTGACACTGGGGGGTTGCAGGCAGAAGGCCGCAGCTAAACCTacatggggtcgctgaccctatcaaccagagaGTAGAATGGAAAGACAAATGATTCTAATAAGTGAAAACCAGCTGAATAGTTGCTTAAAGTAAATCTGAAATTCccttccaacccccccccccccgtactaAAATATTGGAGCAGAAAACAGGTGGCTTGGGCTGTTGTGTGGGAGCGACAGGACTCCCCTATATGAGCCGCCTGGGCTGTATCTTTATTAATAGTCTTACAGACCTGCCTTAATGAGACGCTCACCCCCAGTCCTAATTAGACACAATCCAGCTGCATCAGCCACAGCCAATGAGAGGAGACCCTGGGCCTGGTCCCTATTCACTGAGCTTTGTCCCATCACAATGGCCTCTCTGTAGGTCACCCAACTCCAGCAGAGCCCGAGCCATCTGCTCCTTCCCCGTCCCACCCCCACCCCCTAAATAGGGGACAGGATCCAATTCTCATGTAGGGAGGGGGGCGCGGGGCCCAAACTCATAATTATACAACTTGCCCACTTGCCAAAACTTCCAGGTCCAATGGGCTGAAGTCTCAGACTGAATGTGAGATAAGCAACTGCCATTTCTtgtatttcaaatttaaaatcctCACCCTGGGGCACTGGGGTAAATAAAATAATGCCCTAGGGGTATTTGTTTCTGATCTGAAATGAAccagaaaaatgaaagaaaagaccAACCGCAACTTGTGAGTCTCGACACCCTTTAACACCCAACATTCTTTTACCCCTCAGTCCCTAATATTGAACTGACACTGACGGACGTAAGACTTTTACTTGTACGTTTTTTTGGGGGCAAATGCAGAATTCTGGGGTTTGGGGAAAAAAGAGTTACTTTAATTTTGCCTCAATTTACCCAATAACCCCAGTGTCATGTGTTCCACTAAACTCAATAGTGCACAGTGCAATTCTCCTTATTCTATAAATACTGGGGGTGCAGGGGCCCTACTGGGCTCAGATGAAGTTTCTAGTCAGATGGGAAATTCTTGGTGTAAATTGTACAAAGTGGGTTTGAGGGGGCTATGGGCTGGGCCCTGTGTTGCAATGGGGCCCCTTTGACTGAAGGTATTTTTAGCAACAGCCGATTGGCTGTTCAGTGGCCGATGCAGAAGTCACTTTATTCAGGTGCAGATCCGGTCGGGGGCCATTGTGATGcgtctgccccataatgttctgTTAATGAGCCGCAAACTCTGCTCTAAAGGGAAAGTCTCTTCCATAGAACATTCTATACAAGGAACTTTGTCATTCAGCACTGGCTCAGCCTTTCACATGTTAAACTGTCACCCCAGATTCACTCCCCAGCTGACAATCTATAGGACATGAGACAGTAGGGGCCACAGCCAGAGACAGACAGAACAAGCCTTCCCACTGCTGTGGCCCATTCACTCCCCCAGTGGCTACTCAGTCCCAACAGACACCAACACATACACAGTCTAATTCTCCTCAATGTCATGTACCCGTCTGCAGGGGTCTGCTTACACTGCGGGTAGTAagacataatgtaccccctactgtaaatgataaggatattagaagtcactgaggggttgttctgtgaccatataaaggcacaaggctgcaggctgagttatacagggaactctgagtatcactcatgtattataagggataatgtaccccctactgtaaatgataaggatattagaagtcactgaggggttgttctgtgaccatataaaggcacaaggctgcaggctgagttatacagggaactctgagtatcactcatgtattataagggataatgtaccccctactgtaaatgataaggatattagaagtcactgatgggttgttctgtgaccatataaagacacaaggctgcaggctgagttatacagggaactctgagtatcactcatgtattataagggataatgtaccccctactgtaaatgataaggatattagaagtcactgaggggttgttctgtgaccatataaaggcacaaggctgcaggctgagttatacagggaactctgagtatcactcatgtattataagggataatgtaccccctactgtaaatgataaggatattagaagtcactgaggggttgttgtgtgaccatataaatatggtcacaatgaaagaaaatgtaattctcaatatacaatcatttctcacttgcactgcttttattttttaatggaattGCTTATTAAAACGCAAcattctgcactgttggttctgactcttgaaacaggtCTGTGACATTGTTTTAAAGATAtaaccaacagtgcagagaatataaactgaCAGACAGGCACTGGTAATAAtagaaatgacagttacacagaactataaacccagtgagaataaggaatgaatggatattgggaagttgtatcaggagtcagaggcagcagtgcagagaaagggacagacacaatgacagttacacagaactataaacccagtgagaatgaggaatgaatggatattgggaagttgtatcaggagtcagaagcagcagtgcagagaagagaaagggacagacacaatgacagttacacagaactataaacccagtgagaatgaggaatgaatggatattgggaagttgtatcaggagtcagaagcagcagtgcagagaagagaaagggacagacacaatgacagttacacagaactataaacccagtgagaatgaggaatgaatggatattgggaagttgtatcaggagtcagaagcagcagtgcagagaagagaaagggacagacacaatgacagttacacagaactataaacccagtgagaatgaggaatgaatggatattgggaagttgtatcaggagtcagaggcagcagtgcagagaagagaaagggacagacacaatgacagttacacagaactataaacccagtgagaatgaggaatgaatggatattgggaagttgtatcaggagtcagaagcagcagtgcagagaaagggacagacacaatgacagttacacagaactataaacccagtgagaacgaggaatgaatggatattgggaagttgtatcaggagtcagaagcagcagtgcagagaagagaaagggacagacacaatgacagttacacagaactataaacccagtgagaatgaggaatgaatggatattgggaagttgtatcaggagtcagaagcagcagtgcagagaagagaaatggacagacacaatgacagttacacagaactataaacccagtgagaatgaggaatgaatggatattgggaagttgtatcaggagtcagaggcagcagtgcagagaagagaaagggacagacacaatgacagttacacagaactataaacccagtgagaatgaggaatgaatggatattgggaagttgtatcaggagtcagaagcagcagtgcagagaaagggacagacacaatgacagttacacagaactataaacccagtgagaatgaggaatgaatggatattgggaagttgtatcaggagtcagaggcagcagtgcagagaatgaggaatatatgtgtagagaccctgagatttgggtgtagttaactcaggcattcctctttagtatttggacacctaagggcccTTTatttaactcaggcagctatgtccctatgTTAAACATAAACAAAGTCAatccctgtggctgcaggggggcaaaGTCACTAACTAACAGGAATCCTGTATATTGTAACAATGTGTAGGAAATACATTTATTGGCAAAACCCagtaatatttgtattattgtgaGACAGTAGCAAACAGGAATCATGAGAATATGTAACACAATAGAAAGTTATATTATTTGGGAAGTAGACTCCATCCATGTTCCCCAGTCCGGCTGTGCAGGAGGGCCCcaggagcccccgccttacttcccagccatgcagaactcaagcagctttgtttgtttccctgtagagcagtcggcgactgtgtagagatttgtatgggattttatttttgcctttacatcccctttactgtttccaagtccagctgcagggacaaagatcatggagcctgatttaaacagataaacagagattctatttggaggattattttgctgcagccactggttctgcagagttggagaaagtttgtattaaacaatacaaaaactataaaatccacattagattacatgacaacacaggagccagtgcagtctgtatattcggATTATtaatcggcttctggcagatattatttatgacgatccctaagcagcccagactacactgagctatagttccaggggtccaggggtacccagggtacaaataagcactcaccccaaatctcctcctaactggccttcagactgggcccccttagctcataacaaggttacagatatatagaaacattggggtgtcaccctgctatagttccaggggtacccagggcacaaataaacactcaccccaaatctccccctaactgaccttcagactgggccccctcagctcataacaaggttacagatagagTCAGTACAGGTGAGTAATACTCGCTACCACTGCTTTATACTTTCCTTGGCGTCACTATTTCAGCCTGTGACTCCTGCTCCCTCCTCAGGTGACGTCTCAGTGGGCGTGTCTCACCTGCCCCCGCCTTCCTACCTGACTTGCTGTGAGTCTCACCTGGGCTTCTCCCTTCAGGAAGTTCTATCCCTCCTTGTGAGTTTGTGGATCTAACATCTGACCCCTGCACCTCGACCCTTTCTGGGGGAGAGGAATGTGAGCTCCTGTGGTTCCCAGATCTCTCCAGCAGACAGGTAACAGACTCTTTTCCCAGTCGCTGGCCCCTCTGAGCTTTCTCACCTTTGTTTTCCTTCTTTTCCAAACAGCCGGCAGACTCGTACACTAAATGTCACACAGAAAGGAATTGCTGCACTCTATTGACCCTCTCACTGTGCCACGCTCTATAATACGACTAGTGTGGGGGCCACTAGTGATTCTGCAGCATTTTAACCCCTGTTGTTTTCTGCTTGTGCTGCTAAACTACAagtaaacaagggaaagttgtgctcaccactagtttttaaaaacattaggcgggggtgcaatgagggtgtgaccacaaaatacatatagacaaatccctgttttgtttaaagggtaaggcatttttcagtagcagtatgcacaaaatgtctctgtcttaaatatattgataatgggttgagtgcagaggactcttgtatttgctaAACTACAAGTCCCGGCATGCAATGGTGGCAAGTTAGAGCTGTAGGAAAAGCAAATATGGATATAAAACCTGCTCCCCTTACCCCTCATGTGTTGCCTGCAGCTTAACCTCCCATTAAATCGATGTCATGTCAGGGTGGGCGATTGTTCTGGCTCCTCCCACTTCTGGGTCTTCATTGGTTTCTCATTCCCCCTCTGCTCTGCCAGACAGtttgaaacaaatgaaaatgaCAATAGAACACGACTCAGACCTTTCCTCATAGAACTGGGGACATGGGCAGAGCATGAGAGAGACTGCAGGGCTGTATAACAACCAGTGCAGGCTGCATCCAACTGAAATGCTGATTTGCCTTCaaccatttgatttttatttggtTATTGGAGAAACTCTGGAcactttgttaaaggggttgtttaaattaactgttagtaggatgcaGAGAGGGAAATTcggagacactttgcaattggttttcattttttttgtggttagctttttattcagcagctctccagtttgtaatttcagctgtctggttgctagggtccaaattcccctagcaaccatgcattgatttgaataagagactggaatatgaataggagaggcctgatgaggaataaaaatacatttgtagccttacagagcatttgtttttagagggggtcagtgacccccattgaaagctggaaagagtcagatgataaaggcaaatcattcaagaaCTACaacaaagaagaccaattgaaaagttgctattctataacattctaaaagttaacttaaaggtgaaccctccCCTTTAATTAAAGTTAAATAATAAACCCCCGTGGGGATCTGGGTACAAAGTTCTCTGGGAACTGCCATGTTTAGTAATCCTGAATCACATGGATCAGACTGTCCCCCAATTGCACCAATCAGCACTAAGTATTCTGCAATTTATTCTGAGTATAATAAGGGAAAGTCTGTTTCCATAGTAACTGCCCCAGTGTTTAGTGCTAGGGCTGATCTTATACCTACGgcatgtctgtgtgtatatgatatagGGGTGACAATGTGTGTTTATTGTATAGAAATGGGGAGCATTATTAGGGGCCGGGGCTACATATACTCAAGGCTCTATCCTTTGCTCTGTGAGTCAATATTTCAGGGTATTCGAGTTTGTAACTTTGGACTTTTGGCTGTTGCAGGAGATGAGTCGATGATGGAGACAGACAGTGAGGGGAAACAAGGGGAGCATCGAGGTGCAGAGGGGAATGTCGCAGATGAAGAGGAGGCACCCAGCGTTGGCACATTAGCAATAGCCACTGAGAAGGAGCCCACGGAGCCCACGGATGATCTTTGTGACAAGAGACAGCAGACGAATGAACGGCCAATAACTGGGGAAACTGGAAATTCTGGCTCAGGGAGCAGCGTGGCTACCAGCAATAATGGAGACACGGGTCAAGGGTCGCAAAACAAGGGCCCAACAACATCAGACTCCATGGACTGCTTGACTTCAGAGAAGGGAAAGACTGTcactgagcagggagagacatcCACCAACTGTAGAGAGACATTCATCAAACACAGGGAAAATGTCGTGGGGCAGAGTGAAACAGTCAGTGATCAGAGCGAGACAGTCGTCAAGCAGAGGGAAACCACTACATATTTTGAAGAGACAGTCACTGAACAAGGAGAGACATCAAAAGAGCAGGGAGAGTCCACAACCAACCAGGAAGACACAGTCAATGAGCAGAATGAAACCGccacagagcagggagagacagtcACTGGGCAGACGGAGACAGCAGGAGAGCATGGAGAGGCAGCCAGTGGACAGGTAGAGACAGTCACCAAGCAGAGGGAAATTGCCACAGAGCACAGGGAGGCAGCGACTGTGAGAGAAGAGAAATCCACTAGGCAGGGGGAGACATCCACTGAACTGGGAGACACATCCACCAAACAAGCAGAGGCAGCCACCAAGCATGAGGAGACAGCTACAGTGAATGAAGAGACAGCAGCTCAGCAGGGAGAGGCAATCACTGAGCATGAGAGCACAGCCACTGAGTTGGAGGAGACCTCCACAGAGCATGAAGAGACCTCCACAGAGCATGAAGAGACTGCCACAGAGCAGGGACAGACAACCTTTGGGCAGGAAGAGCATGGAGAGATGGTCATTCAACAAAGGGAGACAGACACTAAGCAGGGAGAGACAGAAAACAAACAGGAAGAAACAGATGATGAGCAAAGAGAGACAGCCACCAAACAGACTGAAACTGTCACAGAGCATAGGAAGACAGCCGTCAAGTATGAGCAATATGAGATTGAAAATGAGCAATGGGAAACTGCAACTGAGCAATGGGAGACAGAGGAAGGAACTACAGAGACATACACACAGGACATACATCTACTCACAGCAGAGAAAATAGAGCAGAGTAGAGAGACATTGAGTGAAGACAGTGAAGAATGGGAAACTGCAAGTGATGACAGCATAGACAGACCAATATCAGACAGCCCTGGAGAAGTACAGAATCAAGAGAGTGTCGATAGTGGTAGGAGAGACGTCAGGGAGATTCAAGAGATACTGAGGGAAAGAGAAGCGAGTGGCAGCAAAAACCTAAACACAATTTCCTACAGCATTCAAACTGACTGCCCTACAAGTAGTCATGAAAAGATGGTGACCTGCAATATTGGGGAGACAGAGACTGTTGACAAAATAACATCAGTTGAAGAAAGAAAAGCTGAAGAGACTGAAGACACACTGGCCATTAATAATGAGGACAACATGTTGGAAACCATTAGGGAATGTGCAGCAGAGGCAGAAAGTGACCCCAAAGAAGGAGAACAGGAGATCAAAGGGACAGAAGTCAAAATAGGAGAACAATGGGGCTTGTTAGAGGTGAGGAAGGACACACGTGCAGAAATAATGGCACCAAGTGAAGCAACAGACAGTCAAGAGAGTCAGACAGACAAACTAGAGACAGAAACTCCTGGGAAAAGCCGTGAAGATGGAACTGTTAGTGACAGAGAGGGAGGTCTGTGCAACCAGGTTAAAAAAGATACACGAGTCCAACGACAGTGCTTAATGGAGACAGATACAGGGGTTCAAGGGCAAGGCTTAATGGAGACAGATATATGGGTTCAAGGGCAAGGCTTAATGGAGACAGATACAGGGGTCCAAGTAAATGGCTTAATGGAAACAGATACAGGGGTCCAAGGACAAGGTTTAATGGAGACAGATACAGGGGTTCAAGTAAAGGGCTTAATAGAGGCAGATACAGGGGTCCAAGTAAAGGGTTTAGTGGAACAGGAAATAACTTTGCAGTTTTGGGATGTTATCAAGCAAAGTGTTGATCATAACATTGCTGAAAAGGGACATTTGGCCCAAGAAATGACAGTTGTTGAAGTAGAAGAGAAAGACACTGAGGCACAATATGTCTCCAGCCCTCCACAAGCCATGGAAACTTATGACCATGGAACCCAAAGCAACATTCTTGCTGAATTGAACATCAGTTGTGAAATACAAGATCAGATGAGTGGGAACATCAATCTAGGCCCCTTTTATGAAGAACCGGCTAGTTCTTTCTCTTTTCAGCCCTTGGAAACACAAACAAGCCAAAATTACTACTCAGATGTTTTCAGTCCTACCGACCCAAATGCTGACCAAGCCGAGCCTGAAGGGTATGAACAAACTAAGATGCCCCAATTTGGGGACATAGCTCATCAATATAATATCCAATATCAGGAGGAGAAGAGTTTGTGTCCAGCTGTGTTTACAAGTTCTGCTCCATACAGCACAGACCCCAATAATGATGGGAACCATGAGATTAGTGAGGTCTCACAAGGGGCAGACTGCATTGTAGTAAAAGAGACTCCTTCAACACTGGGCATTTTACAAGAGGCAACTGGGCTTGTGTTACTTGTGAACCAACCAGTGGCCTTGCAAAATTACAAGGAAATATCATTAGAGAGGACAGAAGGGTCTGATTCCCAAAAGACGGGGAGCTACCTCTCGGAGCAAGCCATGGCTAAGGAGGAGACAGACTCTATTATGGACATGGGGAAAACTGAAACACTGGGAATAACTAGGCAATGGAGTACTACTGAATCCTTGGGGCCCTCAGATTGTAACTTAATTCAGTCTGACCCCTATGATGAAAGTTCTCTCCAAAAGACCAGAATTATGAGTCTCACACCTGAAGTGGACAAACTGGAACATTACCCAGAAATCACTAGAGGAGCCGTCACTGTCTCTGCTTTCAGCCCACAAATAGTACAGGAAAGTGATAATATGACTGCCTCAGATTTGAGCGATGCAGAATCAAACCAAAAGTCCAGTTTCTACCCCATTCAGATTTCAAATCCCATCATGAATTTGACTGGAAGTCCAGAACACTTGGGGTTTTACAGTGAAGGACTGGTTAATCCTGAAGGGAAAACATTTATGGACCTTCCAGGGAACCAGCCTGGGCCCAACTTTGAAGAGCCCAATTCTTCTCCAGCTACTAAAAAACCCTTTGGTCCACTATTGAATCCTGTGTGGGTCAATCCCCGGCAGATCCGGTATTCGGAGGGCTCAGACAGAGTGTACAGAGCAAATGAGCAACGAGAGAGTTTTCTGGTAAGACGAGCCACAATCAGACAGAAGAAAGGGACCAGCCGTGGAATGAAAAGGAACAGTGTTTTCTTGCCTTCTACAGTGGATGAACAAGAACCTACAAAGGACAAGAGTGGCCAATCTACAGTACCAACCTTTTCTGCCATTAACATCCTGAGACCCGAATCACCTCAGTCTGGGCTACGGTTCCGACCTGAGTCACAGGCCATCATTGAGACTGAACAATTGGTTGATAATTCTGTTCAAGAGAGCTTTGCtggtaagttgccattggggTTAAAAATAAGGATTAAAATGGAATAACACAGGGATATTGTTGGAGACAAACTAAAGGCACCTCACTCGCTGTTCCAATGTACTGGCACTTGCTaagcaaatgtgtttttgtttaaaggaaaactataccccccaaaacaatgtaggtctctataaaaagatattgcataaaacagctcatatgtaaaacctgcttcatgtaaataaaccattttcataataatatactttttagtagtatgtgccattgggtaatcataaatagaaaattgccattttaaaaaatatgggccgtcccctgggatcgtactattcagaaacataccaacaaaccatacatgtttggtcacatgagccaattaataaacagttctgtctttttcttcaacACTTCCTTCaactcttcctgttacagttagagctgcagtatttctggtcaggtgatctcttcctgttacagttagagctgcagtatttctggtcagatgatctcttcctgttacagttagagctgcagtatttctggtcaggtgatctcttcctgttacagttagagctgcagtatttctggtcaggtgatctcttcctgttacagttagagctgcagtatttctggtcagatgatctcttcctgttacagttagagctgcagtatttctggtcaggtgatctcttcctgttacagttagagctgcagtatttctggtcaggtgatctcttcctgttacagttagagctgcagtatttctggtcaggtgatctcttcctgttacagttagagctgcagtatttctggtcaggtggtctcttcctgttacagttagagctgcagtatttctggtcaggtggtctcttcctgttacagttagagctgcagtatttctggtcaggtgatctcttcctgttacagttagagctgcagtatttctggtcaagtgatctcttcctgttacagttagagctgcagtatttctggtcaggggatctcttcctgttacagttagagctgcagtatttctggtcaggtgatctctgaggcaacacacagaccatcactaaatagtggctcaaggcaagagatgtaaaagggcaagatttacttaaatatatagaccagtttgctaagattctttaacatgctgcttaatatgatgtaaactatctgttgcttaagtgttcattttggggtgaTAGTTTCTTAGAAGACACTTACTAAGGGAGGTGGAACCTTGTTTTATTGATCAACCTGTTGATCCTCACCATCATCCAATATAAATTGATTCTCTATTTATCAGAGCATTTCAATCCCAAACTTTAGTTCTGAAATATGCATGTTACATTGTCTACTGAGGGCACACAATAGTCTGACGTGACCTCCAATATCTTCTGTCACTTCAGATGAAGAAGAACCTATCAAAAAAGTAAGGCCCTCCAGAAGGTTGGACTCTGTCTTCCTACGGTAAGTCTACCAGGAACACTGGCAGTTTGGGTTTGTTAACCTAGAGTAGATGCTTCTGGATCCAAATCTGTGGTTACACTGTAAGGGTCAAGAGAACACAAAAACGATGAGCCAACAACAGATCTTCACCAAGGGAGATTATATTCCACCCATTTAGTAAAACTGACCTGTTCTAAATGTGCCTGGATAATGTTCATCAAGGGTGGTTCTCACACAGTAAGccctataaaaagaaaacaagactaccataaaaatacacacaccAATGGCCTTAGAATATCAACACCAAAGGCCTCAGGAATAAAAAACATAGAGCAATGACACATTTACTGTATAGTCCAGATGAAGAAACTGCAAATCCATGACCACCGAAGATAAAGTCAACTTTACCCATAGTCAGATTCTATACAATTACCCAAGGAATGTCCCATCTTCCTTTACACACTAGGTACCAAACTGATGCCTCAACATGTCCTCCTATTAACATCACATGACTTCCATTCAACTGTTCCTTTCATGTCTACTTTTCATTCCAGGGAGAAACATGACCAGAAGACCCCAGAGCTGTCACCAAGGTTACGGCGCAAATCAAAATTCTATGGTGCATGTAAGTGCCAACGATCTTCGGGGGAAATTAGCTAAGCATAAGAACCCAATCAGATCTGGACATCGAATTCAATTAGAGAAAACCCCTAACGTATTCATGCTAGAAGCACTAGGGCAGCATACATACCTTAGGATAATCTCTCTGGTAGGATAAATATCTCCATCCTTGTCTCCTCAGCCAGAGTTCTGTATCAGGAATACAGCGATGAAGCTCTTAATCAGGCCATCAAGAATCAGAGACCCGAGTCACCCAGACTGCGTCGGAGGGAATCCCAAGACTCCTACCTGCAGCGCCTTTCCATGTCTTCCGCTGACTCCCTGTGGCAGGACATTCCAGAGATACGTGGCAGTGTGGGGTTCCTCTCAATGTCACGTGAAGAGCAGAAATTACAGGAGGTAGACACCCCCAAATTAGTAGTCACTATGGGATGTTCCTCATATTTAGAGGTTTTTACCTTTAGAAGTAATTGAATTATACTGTGGCATAAATATGATGGATGATGGATGAGAAGGTGGGGTCTGTGCAAGTAGTTTATATGCGACGTTTTGTCTTcattgattaatatatatatatatatatatatatatatatatatatatatatatatatatatatatatatatatatatacaatatcaaaacaggggggttgtgggagcactctaaaggctttaaagtatatatataagtataataaatgctattgcatatgtacccaaaacaggggttattttgttacaaagttatgaccataaaattgataagccaccataccacgtcaagg
This sequence is a window from Xenopus laevis strain J_2021 chromosome 7S, Xenopus_laevis_v10.1, whole genome shotgun sequence. Protein-coding genes within it:
- the LOC108697305 gene encoding uncharacterized protein LOC108697305 isoform X1, whose protein sequence is MMETDSEGKQGEHRGAEGNVADEEEAPSVGTLAIATEKEPTEPTDDLCDKRQQTNERPITGETGNSGSGSSVATSNNGDTGQGSQNKGPTTSDSMDCLTSEKGKTVTEQGETSTNCRETFIKHRENVVGQSETVSDQSETVVKQRETTTYFEETVTEQGETSKEQGESTTNQEDTVNEQNETATEQGETVTGQTETAGEHGEAASGQVETVTKQREIATEHREAATVREEKSTRQGETSTELGDTSTKQAEAATKHEETATVNEETAAQQGEAITEHESTATELEETSTEHEETSTEHEETATEQGQTTFGQEEHGEMVIQQRETDTKQGETENKQEETDDEQRETATKQTETVTEHRKTAVKYEQYEIENEQWETATEQWETEEGTTETYTQDIHLLTAEKIEQSRETLSEDSEEWETASDDSIDRPISDSPGEVQNQESVDSGRRDVREIQEILREREASGSKNLNTISYSIQTDCPTSSHEKMVTCNIGETETVDKITSVEERKAEETEDTLAINNEDNMLETIRECAAEAESDPKEGEQEIKGTEVKIGEQWGLLEVRKDTRAEIMAPSEATDSQESQTDKLETETPGKSREDGTVSDREGGLCNQVKKDTRVQRQCLMETDTGVQGQGLMETDIWVQGQGLMETDTGVQVNGLMETDTGVQGQGLMETDTGVQVKGLIEADTGVQVKGLVEQEITLQFWDVIKQSVDHNIAEKGHLAQEMTVVEVEEKDTEAQYVSSPPQAMETYDHGTQSNILAELNISCEIQDQMSGNINLGPFYEEPASSFSFQPLETQTSQNYYSDVFSPTDPNADQAEPEGYEQTKMPQFGDIAHQYNIQYQEEKSLCPAVFTSSAPYSTDPNNDGNHEISEVSQGADCIVVKETPSTLGILQEATGLVLLVNQPVALQNYKEISLERTEGSDSQKTGSYLSEQAMAKEETDSIMDMGKTETLGITRQWSTTESLGPSDCNLIQSDPYDESSLQKTRIMSLTPEVDKLEHYPEITRGAVTVSAFSPQIVQESDNMTASDLSDAESNQKSSFYPIQISNPIMNLTGSPEHLGFYSEGLVNPEGKTFMDLPGNQPGPNFEEPNSSPATKKPFGPLLNPVWVNPRQIRYSEGSDRVYRANEQRESFLVRRATIRQKKGTSRGMKRNSVFLPSTVDEQEPTKDKSGQSTVPTFSAINILRPESPQSGLRFRPESQAIIETEQLVDNSVQESFADEEEPIKKVRPSRRLDSVFLREKHDQKTPELSPRLRRKSKFYGASRVLYQEYSDEALNQAIKNQRPESPRLRRRESQDSYLQRLSMSSADSLWQDIPEIRGSVGFLSMSREEQKLQEAKFELIMSEALYLRSLNIAVDHFQYNPDLQEVLTAQDRQWLFSRLSEVRDASSEFLFDLEDEFQRNKYNFQVCNMVIDHEPNFRRVYLPYVTNQSYQERTFQRLLNNNPRFQQVLSKLESDPMCQRLGLKSFLILPFQRIIRLRLLLQNILKRSAPGSDDELQATQAHNNVEKLIRDCNESVQRMKDTEELILLNQKIQFECKIFPLISQSRRLIKHSEVSALELNSLSFKLKISRSVYLHLFNDCLLLSRTREGGRFLVFDYAHAADVRVERCEKRIHGNQKNIFCISLRDNAAGSPDGRRAEYFFCTDTQSQKLRWISALSPPKEEPDLFKYHGLSQMLCLKSYTARENDELSLEKADIIFVTQRSEDGWLRGVCLSDMQSGWFPLSHVQPVGRNACLRNLEEEQRLQTARAKLQLPLSN